One segment of Pangasianodon hypophthalmus isolate fPanHyp1 chromosome 10, fPanHyp1.pri, whole genome shotgun sequence DNA contains the following:
- the lgals3b gene encoding galectin-3b, with product MDLADALDSENTRSNQSLQQAGGPTWPGQPTNPSWPGQPQNPTWPGQPSGQPYQPWPGQQPSMPSWPNQPYQPALPGQPSQPSAPGWPGPVPPTAPQNVTLTVPLDMPLPHGVYDKLLITIKGEAKPDAKKFSINLAKNKDIAFHFNPRFDENGIKVLVRNTMINNVWGVEERTAPSFPFVPGKPFEVKILCTPNEYKVAVNMAHLLDYKHRLRELNQINHLTVFDDVKITSVHLDSLP from the exons ATGGAT CTAGCAGATGCTCTTGATAGTGAAAATACACGAAGCAATCAAAGCCTTCAGCAGGCTGGAGGACCAACATGGCCTGGCCAACCCACTAACCCTTCCTGGCCTGGACAGCCTCAAAATCCTACTTGGCCTGGGCAACCAAGTGGGCAACCATACCAGCCCTGGCCTGGGCAACAGCCAAGCATGCCATCCTGGCCTAATCAGCCATACCAGCCAGCATTGCCTGGACAACCCAGCCAACCCAGTGCACCAGGGTGGCCAGGACCAGTTCCCCCAACTGCCCCGCAAAATGTGACATTG ACTGTCCCATTAGACATGCCTCTGCCTCATGGAGTATATGACAAGCTGCTCATTACCATCAAGGGGGAGGCCAAGCCAGATGCCAAAAA GTTTTCAATAAATCTGGCCAAAAATAAAGACATTGCCTTTCACTTTAACCCCCGCTTTGATGAAAATGGGATTAAGGTGCTAGTTAGAAACACCATGATAAACAACGTGTGGGGTGTAGAGGAAAGAACAGCTCCCTCATTCCCTTTCGTTCCAGGAAAGCCTTTTGAG GTGAAGATCTTGTGTACTCCAAATGAATATAAAGTGGCTGTGAACATGGCTCACCTGCTTGATTACAAACATCGACTTCGTGAGCTCAATCAGATTAACCATCTCACTGTCTTCGATGATGTCAAAATTACATCTGTACATTTAGACTCCCTCCCCTGA